A single Kryptolebias marmoratus isolate JLee-2015 linkage group LG16, ASM164957v2, whole genome shotgun sequence DNA region contains:
- the rbp5 gene encoding retinol-binding protein 5 yields MSKPNYSGTYHMVEMDNMDTYLAALDINFALRKIVCLLKPTKEITHDPATGAMKIRTLTTFKNFIMDFIIGEEFTEDLGPVDGRTCQTTVSWEGDKLVCVQRGEKEGRGWTHWLEGDKLHLEMRVEGIVAKQVFKKAD; encoded by the exons atgtCCAAACCTAATTACTCCGGGACGTATCATATGGTGGAGATGGACAATATGGACACATACCTGGCAGCTTTAG ATATCAACTTCGCCCTGAGGAAGATCGTGTGCCTGCTGAAGCCCACCAAGGAGATCACCCACGACCCGGCCACAGGGGCCATGAAGATCCGCACCCTCACCACCTTCAAGAACTTCATCATGGACTTCATCATCGGGGAGGAGTTCACCGAGGACCTGGGGCCTGTGGACGGCCGGACCTGTCAG ACTACGGTGAGCTGGGAAGGAGACAAGCTGGTTTGCgtgcagagaggagagaaagagggaCGAGGCTGGACTCACTGGCTGGAAGGAGACAAGCTGCATTTG GAGATGAGAGTCGAAGGAATCGTTGCCAAACAAGTCTTCAAAAAGGCCGATTGA
- the LOC108235434 gene encoding tumor necrosis factor receptor superfamily member 5 isoform X3, giving the protein MANMNCTKHKYAENGRCCDRCPSGFFTDTENHLLKCLECRKCDHKNGKPATTCTTKTNTVCECKAGFFCSSDICDHCQHQTPCPLGKGVQVQASRTSDLKCSPCEKGTYSNVTDFSSPCVRHTRCEDIGRELKTPGNSTTDAVCGNFKMSACHWMLPAGLWAGLVLTIIVVMVAFIFWRLRRKSYRTASPRVPVSPVEISPVEIGPAVTPHDLFPYGQETCIENGCKIPLFISDNPPIVCSTEDSLDSRYPITPLKASVSFVESIHTNGSMKLSTNFCRSYSEPQEDEWCGAG; this is encoded by the exons ATGGCAAATATGAACTGCACGAAGCACAAGTACGCCGAAAATGGGAGATGCTGTGACCGCTGTCCTTCAG GTTTCTTCACGGACACAGAAAACCACCTGCTGAAATGTCTTGAGTGCAGAAAGTGTGATCACA AGAACGGGAAGCCTGCAACGACCTGTACAACTAAAACGAACACAGTCTGTGAATGTAAGGCAGGTTTCTTCTGTAGCAGTGACATATGTGACCACTGCCAGCACCAGACACCCTGCCCTTTGGGTAAAGGAGTTCAGGTTCAAG CCAGTCGAACAAGTGACTTAAAATGTTCTCCGTGTGAAAAAGGGACCTACAGCAACGTCACAGATTTCTCCTCACCCTGTGTACGACATACCAG GTGTGAGGACATTGGAAGAGAGCTGAAAACTCCAGGAAACTCAACAACAGATGCTGTCTGTGGAAACTTCAAAATGT CAGCTTGTCACTGGATGCTCCCTGCAGGCCTGTGGGCCGGACTCGTGTTGACCATAATCGTCGTCATGGTTGCTTTCATCTTCTGGAGACTGAGACGCAAATCCTACAGAACAG CCAGCCCCCGTGTTCCTGTTAGTCCTGTGGAGATCAGTCCTGTGGAGATCGGTCCTGCCGTCACGCCTCACGACCTGTTTCCTTACGGCCAAGAGACCTGCATCGAGAATGGATGTAAAATACCACTTTTTATTTCag ataATCCTCCGATCGTCTGCAGCACAGAGGACAGCCTGGACAGCAGGTATCCCATAACTCCCCTGAAGgcctctgtttcttttgttgagTCCATCCACACGAACGGCAGCATGAAGCTCTCCACCAACTTCTGCAGGTCGTACTCAGAGCCGCAGGAGGACGAGTGGTGCGGGGCGGGCTAA
- the LOC108235434 gene encoding tumor necrosis factor receptor superfamily member 5 isoform X1 produces MANMNCTKHKYAENGRCCDRCPSGQYVKPKCSDTNETNCVDCPQGFFTDTENHLLKCLECRKCDHKNGKPATTCTTKTNTVCECKAGFFCSSDICDHCQHQTPCPLGKGVQVQASRTSDLKCSPCEKGTYSNVTDFSSPCVRHTRCEDIGRELKTPGNSTTDAVCGNFKMSACHWMLPAGLWAGLVLTIIVVMVAFIFWRLRRKSYRTASPRVPVSPVEISPVEIGPAVTPHDLFPYGQETCIENGCKIPLFISDNPPIVCSTEDSLDSRYPITPLKASVSFVESIHTNGSMKLSTNFCRSYSEPQEDEWCGAG; encoded by the exons ATGGCAAATATGAACTGCACGAAGCACAAGTACGCCGAAAATGGGAGATGCTGTGACCGCTGTCCTTCAG ggcAGTATGTAAAACCTAAGTGCAGTgacacaaatgagacaaactgcGTTGATTGTCCACAAGGTTTCTTCACGGACACAGAAAACCACCTGCTGAAATGTCTTGAGTGCAGAAAGTGTGATCACA AGAACGGGAAGCCTGCAACGACCTGTACAACTAAAACGAACACAGTCTGTGAATGTAAGGCAGGTTTCTTCTGTAGCAGTGACATATGTGACCACTGCCAGCACCAGACACCCTGCCCTTTGGGTAAAGGAGTTCAGGTTCAAG CCAGTCGAACAAGTGACTTAAAATGTTCTCCGTGTGAAAAAGGGACCTACAGCAACGTCACAGATTTCTCCTCACCCTGTGTACGACATACCAG GTGTGAGGACATTGGAAGAGAGCTGAAAACTCCAGGAAACTCAACAACAGATGCTGTCTGTGGAAACTTCAAAATGT CAGCTTGTCACTGGATGCTCCCTGCAGGCCTGTGGGCCGGACTCGTGTTGACCATAATCGTCGTCATGGTTGCTTTCATCTTCTGGAGACTGAGACGCAAATCCTACAGAACAG CCAGCCCCCGTGTTCCTGTTAGTCCTGTGGAGATCAGTCCTGTGGAGATCGGTCCTGCCGTCACGCCTCACGACCTGTTTCCTTACGGCCAAGAGACCTGCATCGAGAATGGATGTAAAATACCACTTTTTATTTCag ataATCCTCCGATCGTCTGCAGCACAGAGGACAGCCTGGACAGCAGGTATCCCATAACTCCCCTGAAGgcctctgtttcttttgttgagTCCATCCACACGAACGGCAGCATGAAGCTCTCCACCAACTTCTGCAGGTCGTACTCAGAGCCGCAGGAGGACGAGTGGTGCGGGGCGGGCTAA
- the LOC108235434 gene encoding tumor necrosis factor receptor superfamily member 5 isoform X2, protein MANMNCTKHKYAENGRCCDRCPSGQYVKPKCSDTNETNCVDCPQGFFTDTENHLLKCLECRKCDHKNGKPATTCTTKTNTVCECKAGFFCSSDICDHCQHQTPCPLGKGVQVQASRTSDLKCSPCEKGTYSNVTDFSSPCVRHTRCEDIGRELKTPGNSTTDAVCGNFKMSCHWMLPAGLWAGLVLTIIVVMVAFIFWRLRRKSYRTASPRVPVSPVEISPVEIGPAVTPHDLFPYGQETCIENGCKIPLFISDNPPIVCSTEDSLDSRYPITPLKASVSFVESIHTNGSMKLSTNFCRSYSEPQEDEWCGAG, encoded by the exons ATGGCAAATATGAACTGCACGAAGCACAAGTACGCCGAAAATGGGAGATGCTGTGACCGCTGTCCTTCAG ggcAGTATGTAAAACCTAAGTGCAGTgacacaaatgagacaaactgcGTTGATTGTCCACAAGGTTTCTTCACGGACACAGAAAACCACCTGCTGAAATGTCTTGAGTGCAGAAAGTGTGATCACA AGAACGGGAAGCCTGCAACGACCTGTACAACTAAAACGAACACAGTCTGTGAATGTAAGGCAGGTTTCTTCTGTAGCAGTGACATATGTGACCACTGCCAGCACCAGACACCCTGCCCTTTGGGTAAAGGAGTTCAGGTTCAAG CCAGTCGAACAAGTGACTTAAAATGTTCTCCGTGTGAAAAAGGGACCTACAGCAACGTCACAGATTTCTCCTCACCCTGTGTACGACATACCAG GTGTGAGGACATTGGAAGAGAGCTGAAAACTCCAGGAAACTCAACAACAGATGCTGTCTGTGGAAACTTCAAAATGT CTTGTCACTGGATGCTCCCTGCAGGCCTGTGGGCCGGACTCGTGTTGACCATAATCGTCGTCATGGTTGCTTTCATCTTCTGGAGACTGAGACGCAAATCCTACAGAACAG CCAGCCCCCGTGTTCCTGTTAGTCCTGTGGAGATCAGTCCTGTGGAGATCGGTCCTGCCGTCACGCCTCACGACCTGTTTCCTTACGGCCAAGAGACCTGCATCGAGAATGGATGTAAAATACCACTTTTTATTTCag ataATCCTCCGATCGTCTGCAGCACAGAGGACAGCCTGGACAGCAGGTATCCCATAACTCCCCTGAAGgcctctgtttcttttgttgagTCCATCCACACGAACGGCAGCATGAAGCTCTCCACCAACTTCTGCAGGTCGTACTCAGAGCCGCAGGAGGACGAGTGGTGCGGGGCGGGCTAA
- the LOC119617830 gene encoding complement C1s subcomponent-like: MLRLSLLLLLLPYSTYSVLLGWVESPGYPMGYSPYASMNWSRCAPRGHTLSIRLIHLDLEETQNCENDAVKVFSNGSLVAVLCGKKEYKELQKTVNPPLLSSPGGCLTLLFHSDYSNTKRHTGFRGFYTVQDFDECQDDPNNECTQFCHNFIGGYHCSCRHGYYLAKNKHTCTVSCTEDLSGLKKGVISSPSWPGTYAENANCQYTLSVEEHLQLELHFSETFDVEQNNDSQCIDELTIETHPGTLGPFCGNKPPPSPLLTHSHHIQIRFMSDGFGSNKGFSLHFKTRGKVCRPVISNSIMTPQKPDYHRGQTVKVTCNVGYVANSGLLTQYETTCQSSGTWGPSYPCEIVDCGLPLIGDNSILQLVDSADQKTKYNDQIQFYCTSKYYKLEGNDTYTCNASGEWVSVDGKEGMPKCTEVCGMPEVDSSSSGRILGGKNAALGEIPWQLLIKEPKRGGATLINDQWAVTAAHVITGFEESTLKLFGGLVDGMSSSASVIYSEKIIIHPGYANNEEINFNNDIALIKFKSRVNLGPNLLPICLPESNRGLVENEQGTVSGWGATIENKRLKQSSRFLQYVHIPVMSLSSCRDTPTTSSNKKMIFTDNMFCAGETGKDSCPGDSGGPFVLPMLSSDEGPHYLIGIVSWGLPCKDRSYKGWYTKVENYIDWIQRTIEAEETQ; encoded by the exons ATGTTGAGATTAAG tctcctccttctcctgctTCCCTACTCAACATATTCAGTTCTGCTGGGATGGGTTGAGTCTCCAGGGTATCCCATGGGATACTCACCTTATGCCAGCATGAACTGGAGCAGGTGCGCCCCCAGAGGTCACACCCTGTCCATCCGGCTCATCCACCTGGACCTGGAGGAAACCCAAAACTGTGAAAATGATGCAGTGAAG GTCTTCTCAAATGGAAGCCTAGTAGCTgttctgtgtggaaaaaaggAATACAAAGAGCTTCAGAAAACAGTGAATCCGCCACTCTTATCCTCCCCTGGTGGCTGCCTCACACTTTTGTTCCACTCAGACTATTCAAACACTAAGAGACACACCGGCTTCAGAGGGTTTTATACTGTTCAAG ACTTTGACGAGTGCCAGGACGACCCGAACAATGAATGCACCCAGTTCTGTCACAACTTCATCGGAGGGTACCACTGCTCCTGTCGCCATGGTTACTACCTAGCCAAGAACAAACACACCTgtacag TGAGTTGTACTGAAGACCTGTCAGGGCTGAAAAAAGGTGTCATATCCAGTCCCTCCTGGCCTGGGACGTACGCAGAAAACGCCAACTGTCAGTACACCCTGTCTGTGGAGGAGCACCTTCAGCTGGAGCTGCACTTCTCTGAGACCTTTGACGTGGAACAAAACAATGATAGTCAATGCATAGATGAACTGACG ATTGAGACTCACCCTGGGACTCTGGGACCGTTCTGCGGTAACAAACCTCCCCCATCTCCCCTCCTCACTCACTCCCATCACATCCAAATTCGTTTCATGTCTGACGGCTTCGGCTCCAACAAAGGCTTCAGCCTCCACTTCAAAACCAGAG GGAAGGTCTGTAGACCAGTGATCTCAAACTCCATCATGACTCCTCAGAAACCAGATTATCATCGGGGACAAACAGTGAAAGTGACTTGTAATGTTGGCTATGTTGCAAATTCA GGCTTGTTAACACAGTATGAGACAACCTGCCAGAGCTCAGGAACTTGGGGTCCCAGCTACCCCTGTGAAA TTGTGGACTGCGGTTTGCCGCTGATCGGAGACAACAGCATCCTTCAGCTGGTGGACTCAGCTGATCAAAAAACCAAGTATAATGACCAAATCCAGTTTTACTGCACCTCAAAATACTACAAACTGGAAGGAAATG ACACATACACCTGCAATGCCAGTGGTGAATGGGTATCAGTGGACGGCAAAGAAGGGATGCCAAAATGTACTGAAG TGTGTGGGATGCCTGAAGTAGACTCATCAAGTTCAGGCAGAATTTTGGGAGGAAAGAACGCAGCACTGGGAGAAATACCATGGCAACTTTTAATTAAGGAACCAAAAAGAGGAGGAGCAACGCTGATCAATGATCAGTGGGCTGTCACCGCTGCGCATGTTATAACTGGGTTTGAAGAATCCACCTTGAAACTCTTTGGTGGACTGGTGGATGGAATGTCATCTAGTGCATCTGTCATTTACAGTGAGAAGATCATAATTCATCCTGGCTATGCaaataatgaagaaataaactttaacaacGATATTGCTCTTATAAAATTCAAGTCCAGAGTGAACCTTGGCCCAAACCTCCTTCCTATTTGCTTGCCAGAATCAAATAGGGGTCTAGTAGAAAATGAACAAGGCACAGTGTCAGGCTGGGGGGCAACGATTGAGAATAAGAGACTGAAACAAAGCTCAAGGTTCTTACAATATGTTCATATTCCAGTTATGTCCTTATCTAGCTGTAGAGACACACCTACCACATCttctaacaaaaaaatgattttcacTGACAACATGTTCTGTGCTGGAGAAACAGGGAAGGACAGCTGCCCTGGAGACAGTGGCGGTCCTTTTGTTTTACCCATGTTGTCTTCAGATGAAGGGCCTCATTATCTAATTGGCATCGTGTCCTGGGGACTGCCCTGTAAGGATCGTAGTTACAAGGGTTGGTACACTAAGGTGGAGAATTACATAGACTGGATTCAAAGGACAATCGAAGCAGAGGAAACACAATAA
- the LOC108235398 gene encoding complement C1r subcomponent, with the protein MFYLFVRLLLLHRRISSLMDKFDPRMRWISLFVWFLYVVVCESLPLPDSDLPMHGEVHSPQYPGPYPPNVLEQWDLSVPEGFQIRLTFTHLDIEASAGCFYDSLTVLHGEKLLWKFCGTENSADGLHPGYQPILTPGNSITLIFQTDQYNSERHQNVGFSAQYQAIDIDECSAPEPEDGSGPLCSQICLNTLGSYLCSCHHGYELRSDQHTCMLSCGGGVFDEPEGHLLSPGYPNSVPRAFSCQYIISVEPGFTVSLNFSDQFHIESVDIEEGPKCLYHWLEVIIPNQQSMKLCGGTSPGLINTNSNTVTLNYHTDNQGLSNGWSLDYTTDRVKCPLPGSVVKGRVMPSLPEYLYRDHIYVRCDQGYKLMVDGHEIGSFSTACRNNGQWHHPLPECHIIDCGEPEPLHNGGVTFQSGFKNQYLSVVQYHCNEPFYSALGGINATFICEADRKWSSNHNEIFSPLCLPVCGQPTKQISDYQRIIGGSDAPKHTIPWQVLINAGSRGGGAVIADQWILTAAHVVVTNGQQVAPAIVNILMGDTDVHRMETSRLNPASVHVHPEYNNPDGSNYNNDIALVKLQDPITFNATVMPVCLPPKNATYTTGIMGQISGFGITNEDGRLILTNKLKYVQLPVVDQGICSNSITSLKRTRPDLPDLTDNMFCAGIPEGKKDSCQGDSGSAFTLTENGQFWAAGIVSWGAKCGQKGTYGVYTKVANYLDWIHKVMQEN; encoded by the exons atgttttacttgtttgtcaGACTTTTGCTACTACACAGGAGGATTAGTTCACTCATGGATAAATTCGATCCCAGGATGAGGtggatttctttgtttgtctg GTTTCTGTATGTGGTGGTGTGTGAGAGCCTCCCGCTGCCTGACTCGGACCTTCCGATGCATGGGGAGGTCCATTCCCCCCAGTATCCTGGGCCGTATCCCCCAAATGTGCTAGAGCAGTGGGACCTCAGTGTGCCAGAGGGTTTCCAGATCCGACTAACCTTCACACATCTGGACATTGAGGCTTCTGCTGGCTGCTTTTACGACTCTCTTACA GTGCTTCAcggtgaaaagctgctctggaAGTTCTGTGGCACTGAGAACTCTGCTGATGGGCTCCACCCAGGCTACCAGCCCATTCTGACTCCTGGAAATAGTATCACCCTCATTTTCCAGACAGATCAATACAACTCCGAGCGCCACCAGAATGTGGGATTCTCTGCTCAGTACCAGGCAATAG ACATAGACGAATGTTCTGCACCAGAACCTGAGGATGGATCAGGTCCACTCTGCTCTCAGATCTGCCTCAACACACTTGGGTCGTATCTCTGCTCCTGTCACCATGGTTACGAGCTACGCTCTGACCAGCATACCTGCATGT TATCCTGTGGCGGTGGCGTATTTGATGAACCAGAAGGACATCTGCTCAGTCCCGGTTACCCAAACTCTGTGCCTCGTGCTTTTTCCTGTCAGTATATCATTTCTGTAGAACCTGGCTTCACTGTCTCTCTTAACTTCTCTGATCAATTCCACATCGAGAGTGTGGACATCGAGGAAGGCCCAAAATGCCTCTATCACTGGCTGGAG GTGATCATACCAAACCAACAATCTATGAAGCTGTGTGGTGGAACAAGCCCTGGGCTGataaacacaaactcaaacacTGTCACGCTGAACTACCACACCGATAACCAAGGACTGAGCAACGGATGGAGCCTGGACTACACCACAGACA GAGTGAAGTGTCCACTTCCTGGTAGTGTAGTTAAAGGCAGGGTAATGCCCTCTTTACCTGAATACCTCTACAGAGACCACATCTATGTGCGCTGTGATCAAGGATACAAGCTGATGGTG GACGGTCATGAGATTGGGAGTTTCTCCACTGCATGCCGAAACAATGGACAGTGGCACCACCCTCTGCCTGAATGCCACA TAATTGATTGTGGTGAACCCGAACCTTTGCACAACGGAGGAGTGACTTTCCAGTCTGGCTTCAAGAATCAGTATCTTTCTGTTGTTCAGTATCACTGTAATGAACCATTTTACTCTGCACTTGGTGGCATAAATG CTACCTTCATTTGTGAAGCAGACAGAAAGTGGAGCTCCAACCATAATGAAATTTTCAGTCCACTATGCCTTCCAG TGTGCGGccaaccaacaaaacaaatctctgACTATCAGAGGATCATTGGAGGAAGTGATGCTCCAAAACATACCATCCCCTGGCAAGTGCTAATAAATGCAGGCTCCAGGGGAGGAGGTGCAGTCATAGCAGATCAGTGGATTCTGACTGCAGCTCATGTGGTAGTAACTAATGGACAACAGGTTGCACCCGCAATTGTAAAT ATTTTAATGGGAGACACAGATGTTCACAGAATGGAAACGTCTCGTTTGAATCCTGCCTCAGTCCATGTTCACCCTGAATACAACAATCCTGATGGTTCAAACTACAACAATGACATTGCATTGGTCAAACTGCAAGACCCGATCACATTCAATGCAACTGTTATGCCAGTTTGCTTGCCACCAAAGAATGCCACATATACCACAGGCATAATGGG gcaGATTTCAGGCTTTGGTATTACCAATGAGGACGGCCGGCTAATTTTAACGAATAAGCTGAAATATGTGCAGCTTCCTGTGGTGGATCAGGGGATATGCAGTAATTCAATCACTTCACTGAAGAGAACAAGGCCCGACCTACCAGACCTGACAGATAACATGTTCTGTGCTGGAATTCCTGAAGGGAAGAAGGACTCTTGCCAGGGTGACAGTGGAAGTGCTTTCACTTTGACTGAAAATGGACAATTCTGGGCTGCTGGGATTGTCAGCTGGGGGGCTAAATGTGGTCAAAAGGGAACATATGGAGTCTATACTAAAGTTGCTAATTATCTGGACTGGATCCACAAGGTCATGCAGGAGAATTAA
- the tapbpl gene encoding tapasin-related protein isoform X1, whose product MIEVILFGCFLMFVNGDGVADVVLTCDLVEEGVSLGGMGGGALFTRTPATLVLRDVPVGPEESLDTLTPFEPPSVPDPNLLVFETKVSSPEIPNADLLLHADCNEQEVMCEISRYSPRGLQDSSDPAYFMVSLNVDALDFSTSLILQTLSVEKDRSTLVQSKLGLPLSQIGTLQTKVIFLVFSNIKSVSTPLRSAVLLDCGFKQEEVPLGPEVGIEWRLQHRGKGRKVFEMKTKLNDTEEATVVEGERKGSSVDVAQVFGQGNVSLSLNKLKVMDEGTYICTVSIGHFHAQQVIQLHIIQPPQVSLSEEKLVLNAKTPKTLSCLCSNYYPLEVQMEWFYLSPTDAEPQVFPDQGSLSSHRQHGDGTYSLSSHLTVSPSVSPGTKITCRVSHLALDAPLHLSLVVESPEPDSYWLFLGFLIITVLFFYQVMK is encoded by the exons ATGATTGAAGTAATTTTGTTTGGATGCTTTTTGATGTTCGTTAATG gtgaTGGGGTAGCAGATGTTGTCCTGACCTGTGATCTGGTGGAGGAGGGCGTCAGCCTGGGAGGAATGGGAGGTGGTGCTCTTTTCACTCGAACTCCGGCCACCCTGGTTCTGCGAGATGTTCCCGTGGGCCCGGAGGAATCACTCGACACGCTCACTCCGTTTGAGCCCCCTTCAGTCCCCGATCCAAACCTCCTCGTGTTTGAGACCAAAG TGTCATCACCAGAGATCCCCAACGCAGACCTGCTGCTCCACGCAGACTGCAATGAGCAGGAAGTGATGTGTGAAATAAGTCGCTACTCTCCTCGGGGACTCCAGGACAGTTCTGATCCGGCTTATTTCATGGTGTCTCTCAATGTGGACGCACTAGACTTCAGCACATCACTGATCCTTCAGACTCTGTCTGTGGAAAAGGACCGGTCCACCCTCGTGCAAAGCAAACTGGGTTTGCCTCTCAGTCAGATAGGAACTCTGCAGACCAAAG TGATATTCCTGGTGTTTTCCAACATAAAATCTGTATCGACTCCTTTGAGAAGTGCTGTTCTCCTCGACTGTGGCTTCAAGCAGGAGGAGGTACCTTTAGGGCCGGAGGTAGGCATTGAATGGCGACTGCAGCACAGAGGAAAAGGCCGGAAAgtgtttgaaatgaagacaaagcTGAACGATACAGAAGAGGCCACTGTAG TGGAAGGAGAGAGGAAAGGCTCCAGCGTGGACGTTGCTCAGGTTTTCGGTCAGGGGAACGTCTCTCTGAGTCTGAACAAGCTGAAGGTTATGGATGAGGGAACCTACATCTGTACTGTCAGTATCGGCCATTTCCACGCCCAGCAGGTCATTCAGCTCCATATCATTC AACCTCCACAGGTTTCGCTGTCGGAGGAGAAGTtggttttaaatgcaaaaacaccAAAGACGTTAAGCTGCCTCTGCAGTAACTATTATCCATTAGAGGTGCAG ATGGAGTGGTTTTATCTCTCCCCGACAGATGCCGAGCCGCAGGTTTTTCCAGATCAGGGCTCTTTAAGCAGCCATCGACAGCACGGTGACGGGACGTATTCCCTGTCATCGCACCTCACTGTGTCCCCCAGTGTCTCCCCGGGAACAAAGATCACCTGCAGGGTGTCCCACCTGGCACTGGACGCTCCGCTTCATCTCAGTTTAGTGGTGGAAAGCCCCGAGCCAG ATTCCTACTGGTTGTTCCTGGGTTTCCTCATCATCACTGTACTTTTCTTTTATCAGGTTATGAAATAG
- the tapbpl gene encoding tapasin-related protein isoform X2 codes for MIEVILFGCFLMFVNGDGVADVVLTCDLVEEGVSLGGMGGGALFTRTPATLVLRDVPVGPEESLDTLTPFEPPSVPDPNLLVFETKEIPNADLLLHADCNEQEVMCEISRYSPRGLQDSSDPAYFMVSLNVDALDFSTSLILQTLSVEKDRSTLVQSKLGLPLSQIGTLQTKVIFLVFSNIKSVSTPLRSAVLLDCGFKQEEVPLGPEVGIEWRLQHRGKGRKVFEMKTKLNDTEEATVVEGERKGSSVDVAQVFGQGNVSLSLNKLKVMDEGTYICTVSIGHFHAQQVIQLHIIQPPQVSLSEEKLVLNAKTPKTLSCLCSNYYPLEVQMEWFYLSPTDAEPQVFPDQGSLSSHRQHGDGTYSLSSHLTVSPSVSPGTKITCRVSHLALDAPLHLSLVVESPEPDSYWLFLGFLIITVLFFYQVMK; via the exons ATGATTGAAGTAATTTTGTTTGGATGCTTTTTGATGTTCGTTAATG gtgaTGGGGTAGCAGATGTTGTCCTGACCTGTGATCTGGTGGAGGAGGGCGTCAGCCTGGGAGGAATGGGAGGTGGTGCTCTTTTCACTCGAACTCCGGCCACCCTGGTTCTGCGAGATGTTCCCGTGGGCCCGGAGGAATCACTCGACACGCTCACTCCGTTTGAGCCCCCTTCAGTCCCCGATCCAAACCTCCTCGTGTTTGAGACCAAAG AGATCCCCAACGCAGACCTGCTGCTCCACGCAGACTGCAATGAGCAGGAAGTGATGTGTGAAATAAGTCGCTACTCTCCTCGGGGACTCCAGGACAGTTCTGATCCGGCTTATTTCATGGTGTCTCTCAATGTGGACGCACTAGACTTCAGCACATCACTGATCCTTCAGACTCTGTCTGTGGAAAAGGACCGGTCCACCCTCGTGCAAAGCAAACTGGGTTTGCCTCTCAGTCAGATAGGAACTCTGCAGACCAAAG TGATATTCCTGGTGTTTTCCAACATAAAATCTGTATCGACTCCTTTGAGAAGTGCTGTTCTCCTCGACTGTGGCTTCAAGCAGGAGGAGGTACCTTTAGGGCCGGAGGTAGGCATTGAATGGCGACTGCAGCACAGAGGAAAAGGCCGGAAAgtgtttgaaatgaagacaaagcTGAACGATACAGAAGAGGCCACTGTAG TGGAAGGAGAGAGGAAAGGCTCCAGCGTGGACGTTGCTCAGGTTTTCGGTCAGGGGAACGTCTCTCTGAGTCTGAACAAGCTGAAGGTTATGGATGAGGGAACCTACATCTGTACTGTCAGTATCGGCCATTTCCACGCCCAGCAGGTCATTCAGCTCCATATCATTC AACCTCCACAGGTTTCGCTGTCGGAGGAGAAGTtggttttaaatgcaaaaacaccAAAGACGTTAAGCTGCCTCTGCAGTAACTATTATCCATTAGAGGTGCAG ATGGAGTGGTTTTATCTCTCCCCGACAGATGCCGAGCCGCAGGTTTTTCCAGATCAGGGCTCTTTAAGCAGCCATCGACAGCACGGTGACGGGACGTATTCCCTGTCATCGCACCTCACTGTGTCCCCCAGTGTCTCCCCGGGAACAAAGATCACCTGCAGGGTGTCCCACCTGGCACTGGACGCTCCGCTTCATCTCAGTTTAGTGGTGGAAAGCCCCGAGCCAG ATTCCTACTGGTTGTTCCTGGGTTTCCTCATCATCACTGTACTTTTCTTTTATCAGGTTATGAAATAG
- the zgc:92912 gene encoding synaptobrevin codes for MSAPDAAPPAGAPGAPGAPGPDGAPAGAPPGPPNTSSNRRLQQTQAQVEEVVDIMRVNVDKVLERDQKLSELDDRADALQAGASQFESCAAKLKNKYWWKNCKMMIMMGIIGVIVVGIIFLYFFH; via the exons AT gtctgCCCCTGACGCTGCCCCACCGGCTGGAGCTCCAGGTGCTCCAGGTGCCCCCGGTCCAGATGGAGCCCCAGCTGGCGCACCCCCCGGCCCACCCAACACCTCCAGTAACCGCAGGCTACAGCAGACACAGGCCCAAGTGGAGGAG GTGGTGGACATCATGCGGGTGAACGTGGACAAGGTTTTGGAAAGGGACCAGAAGCTTTCAGAGCTGGATGACAGAGCAGACGCTCTGCAGGCCGGAGCCTCCCAGTTTGAAAGCTGTGCAGCCAAGCTAAAAAACAAGTACTGGTGGAAAAACTGCAAG ATGATGATCATGATGGGCATCATTGGAGTTATTGTGGTTGGAATAATATTCT TGTACTTCTTCCACTGA